In the genome of Fibrobacter sp., the window GTATGCAACATTTCCGCACGGTCGTAAAGCTGTTCATCCTCGGAAAAAACAAAACCCAGAGAGTCTGTACCCGAAAGAACAATTTTCATGCCGCAGGAAGCGAACACATCTGCAAACAGGGCCGCCCCCTCGATGAAATCAGCGAGCATCGTCACCTCATCGATGAACACATACTTGAAGCCCGCACCTTCCAGAATTTTAAGATCAGCATTCAGGTCCGCAAGACTGTTCCTTGAATTCACCTGGACAAAAGCCGCCTTCGCCAGGTCCCCAGGCGCCATCTCCCCAAACAGCTGGCGAATCAAAGTTGTCTTACCCGTGCGACGAAGCCCATACAGAATGAAAACACGGTCATTGCCAGGGCCATAAATGTAATCACGCAGACGTTCAAAGCCATCGCGCTTTTTCCACTGCAGAACATTGGCCGAAAAATTCTTCAGGGTGACGCCAAGCTTCACATCCGTCTTGAACGACTGTCCCGCCACTCCATTCATCCCGGCAACAAGGACTCCATCCGCGAAATAAGCAGCCCCATTATCGCGAAGCAACAAGCCATTCGTAAGCGACGCGGCAACCGACTTCGCCGCCTTGCGTTGTTCAATCTCTGCCAAAAGCGCCGACAGTTCCTCATCCTTCACGCGGCGGGAACGCTGCTTGCCATCTTCCATCCACTGGTAATACGCATAACGCTTACCGTTGATAGTCTTGTAGGTGATTCCGCCGATGCTCTTCGTCATAATATTCCGCCCTTTTGCACTTTATCGCGTTTTAACTTAAAATTTAACTTATTAAGTTAAAAGAAGCAAGTAAGACAATTGAACTTCCAAAAAATTCAAATAAATCAACTCACAAAGGGATTTTTTCCATTCTCATTCATTTTTTGTCAACTGCGACTTATTTTTACTCTATATAGAGATTAGAGGTAAGAAAATGAAAATTGTTTTTGTGAATATCCCCATGAAAAAGGCATCTGATCCTAAACATTACCCTGTGGATGGAAATAGCGAAATTGAATACGAGGGCAACGTACGTTTCCCCATTAACGCCGTATTGGCAAAAAGCCTTAAAAAGGGAGAATCCGTAAAAATTGTAAAGTTCATCACCAAAGATTCCAAGAATAATTACCTTGAAAACTCAAGATTTTTTAATGAGGAACTGGATCTGTTGAACCAAGGCATTGGCGCGAATATCAAATACAACGAAATCATCGAAGAATATTCCGAAGATCTTCGCACCCATGAAAATCGATTCAGGAAGCTTATTAACGAACTAGAAGACGGCGCAGACATCCTTGTGGATATCACCTATGGGCAAAAGACTCTACCCATCCTGCTCTTTTCTACCCTGTCCTTTGCGGAGAAATTCTATAACGCAAACATCCAGAACATTATTTACGGCAAGATCAACTACGATTCCGACAACAATATCATCGATGGATCCCAGAAGATCTATGACATTACCTCCCTGTACTATTTGAATACGCTTACCGCATCCATGGAAGCTCCGAACGGAGAAACCGCAAAGAAAATGATTGACAATTTCTTTGAGATGTAGCCATGAACGAAAAGGAATTGAGCATATTGCAGAAACTTGAGGAGCTCTGTAGAGAATACCAATCTCTACAGAATCGCCCTGATATGGATTCCAGAAGGTATACCATAAGAAACCTCATTGCGACACTTGCATTCAGAAATTATTGTCCCCTTTACTGGATGCAGGATGATATTAAAAATGCCGGATGGGAAATAACTAAGACTATTCTCTCCGTAATCAACAATTTTGATTTTAAAAAAGCCGAATTTTCTCACTACCTGAACAGTGCATTAAAAAACGCAATTTTAAAAGGCCGACAAAATGCTGTCGTAGGGGATTCCGAACAGCTCAAAACCATTCGAAAGGAAACTGTCGCAGACAGTGAAACCATCCTCAGTAATAAGGCGACTCCAACCATTATTGCAAATCCTAACAAAATAGACGAATGCGTATTAGATACCATTAATAGTAAATGGTACAAGGAAAATGAGAGGCACAAACCATTCCTCTCTCTTTATCTGAATTCCATCTTCTGTGAATTGGATAATTATGGGGATTTATGCAATAAGTACGAATGCTTGTCTGCAACATGCAAGGAGTTCTCTCCAAGCATGCAGCAACAAGAAATGGCCGCTCGTTACGGTTTTGAAAAAACGAATGCTAGCAAAATTATAGCCAGATTCAAGGCCAAAATGCCTCAAATCCAAACGAAGAAAAAACACACAAACCAACGAATATATTTTTAATAAAAATATATATCTTACACAACAAAGGAGAAAAGAAATGGGATTGAATAGTTTTGTGGCTCAAGATATGCGCCCGTTGCCGATTTTTGTGCTTGCCGACGTTTCTGGCAGCATGAGTGGGGCAAAGATTAATGAGTTGAACTTAGCCCTGAGAGACATGGTGTCCGCCTTGAACGGTGTAGAAGATGTCCGTGGTAAGTTTCAGCTTTCTGTAATTACTTTTGGTGACCAGAAAGTGGATGTTGTGCAGCCCTTGGCCGATGTGGGTGAAGTTGATTTGCC includes:
- a CDS encoding AAA family ATPase; amino-acid sequence: MTKSIGGITYKTINGKRYAYYQWMEDGKQRSRRVKDEELSALLAEIEQRKAAKSVAASLTNGLLLRDNGAAYFADGVLVAGMNGVAGQSFKTDVKLGVTLKNFSANVLQWKKRDGFERLRDYIYGPGNDRVFILYGLRRTGKTTLIRQLFGEMAPGDLAKAAFVQVNSRNSLADLNADLKILEGAGFKYVFIDEVTMLADFIEGAALFADVFASCGMKIVLSGTDSLGFVFSEDEQLYDRAEMLHTTFIPYREFERVLGLNGIDEYIQYGGTMSMGGREYNKDRFTFANVKSANEYVDSAIAKNIQHSLKCYQYEGHFRSLKSLYEAGELTNAINRIVEDINHRFTLDVLTRDFRSSDLSLSAKNLRRDRFRPTDILDRVDVVKVTARLMKSLDVKNRQEMGVAISQDHVREIREYLDLLDLTVD
- a CDS encoding TM1812 family CRISPR-associated protein, whose translation is MKIVFVNIPMKKASDPKHYPVDGNSEIEYEGNVRFPINAVLAKSLKKGESVKIVKFITKDSKNNYLENSRFFNEELDLLNQGIGANIKYNEIIEEYSEDLRTHENRFRKLINELEDGADILVDITYGQKTLPILLFSTLSFAEKFYNANIQNIIYGKINYDSDNNIIDGSQKIYDITSLYYLNTLTASMEAPNGETAKKMIDNFFEM